A genomic window from Myotis daubentonii chromosome 4, mMyoDau2.1, whole genome shotgun sequence includes:
- the MED10 gene encoding mediator of RNA polymerase II transcription subunit 10 isoform X2 produces the protein MAEKFDHLEEHLEKFVENIRQLGIIVSDFQPSSQAGLNQKLNFIVTGLQDIDKCRQQLHDITVPLEVFEYIDQGRNPQLYTKECLERALAKNEQVKGKIDTMKKFKSLLIQELSKVFPEDMAKYRSIRGEDHPPS, from the exons ATGGCGGAGAAGTTCGACCACCTGGAGGAGCATCTGGAGAAGTTCGTGGAGAACATCCGGCAGCTCGGCATCATCGTCAGCGACTTccagcccagcagccaggccgGGCTCAACCAGAAACT GAATTTTATTGTGACCGGCTTACAGGATATTGATAAGTGCAGACAGCAGCTTCATGATATTACTGTACCTTTAGAAGTTTTTGA ATATATAGATCAAGGTCGAAACCCACAACTCTACACCAAAGAGTGCCTGGAAAGAGCTCTGGCGAAAAATGAACAAGTTAAAGGGAAGATCGATACGATGAAG aaATTTAAAAGCCTGTTGATTCAAGAGCTTTCTAAAGTCTTTCCGGAAGATATGGCTAAGTACCGAAGCATCCGAGGGGAGGACCATCCCCCGTCGTAA